A part of Methanohalobium evestigatum Z-7303 genomic DNA contains:
- a CDS encoding tyrosine-type recombinase/integrase has product MDIYGHDRKLENVEKRIRDADYSEDNKSLIFEFENRLFAEGLETSRVLKYMSQMNMISRWFGKNLADVDEKDVEQLVGSLERSSKKYSTKRDYKITIKKFFKWLYRSEKLEMVDWIPTKKSRENDKLPEDMLTPDDIKKMVDAAGNARDRAIIYTLYESAARISELANMKMRDVKFDEDGALIHLDGKTGPRTVRVAYSVPALGTWIEMHPNKNDKDAYVWINIGSRSKGQPMKYSSFQRLIKRTAKKANIDKNVHHHLFRHSRATELSQIIEQPLLEKFMGWVHGSGMTSVYLHLSDEDLDNAICNMYGRDNRKSKEPALKPQFCPFCDKPISPTSQLCTNCGKPLNAETAIDLDEKRKQVADVMQLLISDPELNQLVQEKISEVKENDI; this is encoded by the coding sequence ATGGATATTTACGGTCATGATAGAAAACTAGAGAATGTGGAAAAGAGAATCCGTGATGCGGATTATTCTGAGGATAATAAGAGCCTGATTTTTGAGTTCGAAAATCGATTGTTTGCAGAAGGACTGGAAACATCCCGCGTTTTAAAATATATGTCCCAAATGAACATGATCTCCCGATGGTTTGGTAAAAATCTTGCTGATGTGGATGAAAAAGATGTTGAACAATTGGTAGGTAGTCTCGAAAGATCCAGCAAAAAGTATTCTACAAAACGAGACTATAAAATAACTATCAAGAAATTCTTCAAGTGGTTATACCGCAGCGAAAAATTGGAAATGGTAGATTGGATACCTACAAAAAAGAGTCGAGAAAATGATAAACTACCTGAAGATATGTTAACTCCCGATGATATCAAAAAAATGGTAGATGCTGCCGGTAACGCCCGGGACCGGGCTATCATATATACGTTATACGAGTCCGCTGCACGGATATCAGAACTGGCAAACATGAAAATGAGGGATGTTAAATTCGATGAAGATGGAGCTCTTATTCATTTAGACGGCAAGACCGGACCGCGAACAGTGAGAGTTGCTTATAGTGTTCCTGCCCTGGGGACATGGATAGAGATGCACCCTAATAAAAATGATAAGGATGCTTATGTCTGGATTAACATAGGTTCACGGTCAAAAGGGCAGCCAATGAAATATTCATCTTTTCAAAGATTAATAAAAAGGACTGCAAAAAAAGCAAATATTGATAAAAATGTCCATCATCATCTCTTTAGACACAGCAGAGCGACTGAGTTGAGTCAGATTATAGAACAGCCATTGCTAGAAAAATTCATGGGATGGGTTCATGGATCTGGAATGACGTCAGTGTATTTGCATTTATCAGATGAAGATCTTGATAATGCAATTTGCAATATGTATGGCAGGGATAATAGAAAATCCAAAGAACCTGCGTTAAAACCACAATTTTGTCCATTTTGTGATAAACCAATCTCACCTACGTCTCAATTGTGCACGAATTGTGGTAAGCCATTAAATGCAGAAACAGCTATTGATCTGGATGAGAAACGAAAACAGGTTGCAGATGTCATGCAATTACTAATTAGTGATCCAGAGCTCAATCAACTAGTACAAGAAAAGATATCTGAAGTCAAAGAAAACGATATTTAA
- a CDS encoding RNA-guided endonuclease InsQ/TnpB family protein, with amino-acid sequence MDVFQRLCFAYDKFFDDLKKGRLKNTKPKKGMFVKRKDVPCGNNSSGFIKYDGILPKGHPKFKSRDDFTSFRYKQHGNGWNLDGNWLYLSKITGKSNPIKIDIDNLPDGELKTCTLKKEGKQWFVYLTVELPENPTPSTPTNAVGIDLGLKSFITTSDDDFVEPPRFLRKAEKRLAKEQRKLSKMEFRSKNYQKQKQKVNRIHRKVASARNHFSHCLSKLLVEKYDLVVFEDLKIKNLIKNNRLAKSISDVGWNKLVQHVTYKAAERGKIVDKVNPNYTSQVCSHCGRKKKEKLKLEDRTFYCSNCGLEIDRDLNAAINILTKSSYYNPKWHTVGLAGINGCGYGTSTSGLGISSQVPSMNQQMLNLVIG; translated from the coding sequence CTGGATGTATTCCAGCGATTATGTTTTGCTTATGACAAGTTTTTTGATGATTTGAAAAAAGGTAGACTGAAGAATACAAAACCTAAAAAAGGGATGTTCGTCAAGAGAAAAGACGTACCGTGTGGGAACAATTCTTCCGGATTCATAAAGTATGACGGCATATTGCCGAAAGGTCATCCTAAATTCAAGAGCAGAGATGATTTCACCAGTTTCAGATACAAACAGCATGGTAACGGTTGGAATCTGGATGGGAACTGGTTATACCTATCCAAAATAACCGGTAAATCAAATCCCATAAAGATTGATATCGATAATCTGCCAGATGGTGAACTGAAGACATGTACCCTCAAGAAGGAGGGTAAACAATGGTTTGTCTATCTGACCGTAGAACTACCGGAAAATCCTACACCTTCTACTCCTACAAACGCTGTTGGTATCGATTTGGGATTGAAATCTTTCATAACAACTTCAGATGATGATTTTGTTGAACCACCAAGATTCCTCAGGAAAGCTGAGAAAAGACTTGCTAAGGAACAACGAAAATTGTCCAAGATGGAATTCAGATCCAAGAATTATCAAAAGCAGAAACAAAAAGTGAACAGAATTCACAGGAAAGTTGCATCTGCAAGAAACCATTTCTCACATTGTCTTAGCAAACTCTTGGTGGAAAAATACGACCTGGTTGTGTTCGAAGACCTGAAAATAAAGAACCTTATAAAAAATAACAGGTTAGCTAAATCCATATCAGACGTGGGCTGGAACAAACTGGTTCAGCACGTAACATACAAAGCTGCTGAGAGAGGTAAGATTGTAGACAAGGTCAATCCTAATTATACCTCTCAGGTCTGTTCTCATTGTGGAAGAAAGAAGAAAGAAAAACTGAAATTAGAGGACAGAACGTTCTACTGCAGTAATTGTGGTCTGGAAATTGATAGAGACCTCAACGCTGCGATAAACATACTGACAAAATCATCGTATTATAACCCAAAGTGGCATACCGTGGGGCTCGCGGGAATCAACGGCTGTGGATATGGTACCTCTACGTCCGGTCTTGGTATCAGTTCGCAAGTACCGTCTATGAATCAGCAGATGCTCAACCTGGTAATAGGTTAA
- a CDS encoding site-specific integrase: MREGIYECSIEKRIASLKKSNISNRNIIFIQDFSDECFTQGLGEHRVLKYISTLKNIALNIDVDFDEVDKREMKKYISKLERSNKSEWTKHDYKVTLKKFYRWLYEEEPETTKWINATKKRKTQKYPMIC; the protein is encoded by the coding sequence TTGAGAGAAGGTATATATGAATGCAGTATCGAAAAGAGAATAGCAAGTTTAAAAAAATCAAATATATCTAATAGAAATATAATATTCATTCAAGATTTTTCAGATGAATGTTTTACACAAGGTCTAGGAGAACATAGAGTTTTAAAATACATTTCAACTTTAAAAAATATTGCATTAAATATAGATGTTGATTTTGATGAAGTAGATAAAAGGGAAATGAAGAAATATATTTCGAAACTTGAAAGGTCAAATAAAAGCGAATGGACAAAACATGACTATAAAGTAACATTAAAAAAATTTTATAGATGGCTCTATGAAGAAGAACCAGAGACAACAAAATGGATAAACGCAACCAAAAAAAGAAAAACCCAAAAATACCCGATGATATGCTAA
- a CDS encoding tyrosine-type recombinase/integrase has translation MDKRNQKKKNPKIPDDMLTEPEIKNLINTAKNKRDKALIGLLWDIGGRIGEIGHLKIKDIKFDDYGGIIKVNGKTGFRRVRAVWSVEYLKQWLNEHPDKNNPESPVWINLSKKKESIEIMQYDSIRMRIKKIAKKAGINKRIHPHLFRHSRCTYMANYLTEAQMNHYFGWVQGSNMPSIYVHLSGRDIDDAILKANGFTGNNNMENKGMEINNFDDEIDRLVKKRVKEALKNITWK, from the coding sequence ATGGATAAACGCAACCAAAAAAAGAAAAACCCAAAAATACCCGATGATATGCTAACAGAGCCAGAAATAAAAAATCTAATTAACACTGCCAAAAATAAAAGAGATAAAGCTTTGATAGGTCTATTATGGGATATTGGCGGACGCATAGGTGAAATTGGGCACCTTAAAATTAAGGATATCAAATTTGATGATTATGGTGGAATTATAAAAGTTAATGGAAAAACTGGATTCCGTAGAGTTCGAGCTGTCTGGAGTGTAGAATACCTGAAACAATGGTTGAATGAACATCCAGATAAAAATAACCCTGAATCTCCTGTATGGATTAATCTCAGCAAAAAGAAAGAATCTATTGAAATTATGCAGTATGATTCTATTAGAATGAGGATTAAAAAAATTGCCAAAAAAGCAGGAATTAATAAAAGAATACATCCACATCTTTTTCGACATTCAAGGTGCACATATATGGCTAATTATTTAACAGAAGCTCAAATGAATCATTATTTTGGATGGGTTCAGGGTTCTAATATGCCAAGTATTTATGTCCATTTATCTGGACGTGACATCGACGATGCAATTCTAAAGGCAAATGGTTTCACTGGAAATAATAATATGGAAAACAAAGGGATGGAGATTAACAATTTTGATGATGAAATAGATAGGTTGGTTAAAAAACGAGTAAAAGAAGCATTAAAAAATATTACATGGAAATAA
- a CDS encoding DUF2254 family protein, translating into MKNKAMQKWFCSYIKDTFQDKYIISILLAMLPIYLISIISINHLFNILNINLSIDITIFALSSYTFYFIAVIGLLIDRILKKIDKNLYLWLRQITILTLLILFIIYLPTLLTPFDEFLPIKANSAKYMISSLVQSEAAIIALVITLSLVGIQYSASSYSTKIIDIFSKKPDMWILIVIYLGSIVYGLYILKGIPETNINSSIEENVIRLFFINLIAFIYLLFYINSTLKLFKSSNLILWFGDKITPKSINDNLISTNLNFNEDNPYQKVIDITKSSIRNQNINTVKLGVLSIIDYKQYIINNDYFTDEEIIQIKSKLETHLEDLLLYSIKNNQISTYTKILDYYFLFIISTIENNNKEIIDNQLNQFYSTILNIGYEAIDKPSCITFITYLLNRISFISGNLGNPENNKKYVLNVIKTLEYLIIEASKKDMFYLMLIIVKSIKDFDLENLNIENKNTKSENNEPLSTDTFKYIIDRLIKQNQYDIATYIVNLMLSINDEYNISTNDKIDLIKPISKPFIEAHYELGVTYISTKIKDLYISEIEDNQDNVKYICYNLNSIIIDCLNYNFNVAAFSIIEKYKESSEKITNERFINANYDVKYLNNELLYGLNYLILNTEAQKGEVLNFISEVVKNMAYEYIDKCLYDNSKQAIRLLENISILASQKKCDYTMDIVNNLKNVEVKAINEYSFNCINDLDQIFERIGYEVIYHDMYDITEFIIISLKNITIKLYNHNISHIAKKSEKSFEKLYSKAMDKDYPNLSKIDNAYQEMKNNIYI; encoded by the coding sequence ATGAAAAATAAAGCAATGCAAAAATGGTTTTGCAGTTATATAAAGGATACATTTCAGGATAAATATATTATATCCATTCTGCTTGCAATGTTACCTATATATCTTATATCAATTATATCCATAAATCACCTCTTTAATATATTAAATATTAATCTATCAATTGATATTACTATTTTTGCATTAAGTTCATACACATTTTATTTCATAGCAGTTATTGGTCTACTCATTGATAGAATATTAAAAAAAATAGACAAAAATCTTTATTTATGGCTCAGACAAATTACAATTCTGACACTTTTAATTTTATTTATCATTTACTTACCAACATTATTAACTCCTTTTGATGAGTTTTTACCCATAAAGGCAAACAGTGCAAAATATATGATAAGTTCATTAGTGCAGAGCGAGGCTGCAATTATCGCTCTAGTAATCACATTAAGCTTAGTAGGCATACAATATTCTGCATCATCATATTCGACAAAAATTATTGATATATTCAGTAAAAAACCAGATATGTGGATATTGATAGTTATTTATTTGGGTAGTATTGTATATGGACTTTATATATTAAAGGGAATACCTGAAACTAATATAAACTCATCTATTGAAGAAAACGTTATAAGATTGTTCTTTATTAACCTTATTGCTTTCATATATCTGTTGTTTTATATTAACTCTACTTTAAAATTATTTAAGTCATCTAATTTAATATTATGGTTTGGAGATAAAATTACTCCTAAATCAATTAATGATAATTTAATATCAACTAACCTAAATTTTAATGAAGACAATCCATATCAAAAAGTAATTGATATCACAAAAAGCTCTATAAGAAACCAAAACATCAATACTGTTAAACTCGGTGTTTTGAGTATTATCGACTATAAACAATATATAATTAATAACGATTATTTTACAGATGAAGAAATAATTCAAATTAAATCTAAATTAGAAACCCATCTTGAAGATTTGTTATTATACAGTATAAAAAACAACCAAATTAGTACTTACACAAAAATTCTAGATTACTATTTTCTGTTTATTATTAGTACAATAGAAAATAATAATAAAGAAATAATTGATAATCAGCTTAATCAATTTTATTCAACTATATTAAATATTGGTTATGAAGCCATTGATAAACCTTCATGTATTACTTTTATCACATATCTCTTAAATAGAATAAGTTTTATTTCTGGAAACTTGGGTAATCCAGAAAATAATAAAAAATATGTATTAAATGTTATTAAAACTTTAGAATATTTGATAATTGAAGCAAGTAAAAAAGACATGTTTTATTTAATGCTTATTATAGTAAAGTCCATTAAAGATTTTGACTTAGAAAACCTCAACATAGAAAACAAAAATACAAAAAGCGAAAATAATGAACCATTGTCAACTGACACATTTAAATATATTATTGATAGATTAATAAAGCAGAATCAATATGATATTGCAACATATATTGTAAACCTTATGCTCTCAATAAATGATGAATATAATATAAGTACCAATGATAAAATAGATTTGATAAAACCAATATCAAAACCATTTATTGAAGCCCATTATGAACTTGGTGTCACTTATATATCAACAAAAATTAAAGACCTTTATATATCAGAGATTGAGGATAACCAAGACAACGTTAAATATATTTGTTATAATTTAAATTCAATTATAATAGACTGTTTAAATTACAATTTTAATGTAGCTGCTTTTTCAATAATTGAAAAATATAAAGAATCAAGTGAAAAAATAACAAATGAAAGGTTTATAAATGCTAACTATGATGTCAAATATCTAAATAATGAATTATTATACGGATTAAACTATTTAATTTTAAATACTGAAGCACAAAAGGGAGAAGTTCTTAATTTTATATCAGAAGTAGTAAAAAACATGGCCTATGAATACATTGACAAATGTTTATATGACAATTCTAAACAAGCAATAAGGTTATTGGAAAATATTTCCATATTAGCATCTCAGAAAAAATGTGATTATACAATGGACATAGTAAATAATCTTAAAAATGTGGAAGTAAAAGCTATCAATGAATACTCATTTAATTGTATTAACGATTTAGACCAAATATTTGAACGTATTGGGTATGAAGTAATTTATCATGATATGTATGATATAACTGAATTTATAATAATCTCACTAAAAAATATAACTATAAAGTTGTACAATCATAATATCTCACACATTGCAAAAAAATCTGAAAAATCTTTTGAAAAACTATATTCTAAGGCAATGGATAAAGATTATCCAAATTTATCAAAAATAGATAATGCCTATCAAGAAATGAAAAATAATATTTACATTTGA
- a CDS encoding VPXXXP-CTERM sorting domain-containing protein: MTTWTGVPTTDPVLLAGILGIAILLFIRKEKK; this comes from the coding sequence ATGACCACCTGGACCGGTGTACCTACTACTGATCCAGTATTACTCGCTGGTATATTAGGAATCGCTATTCTATTGTTTATTAGGAAAGAGAAGAAATAA
- a CDS encoding nuclease-related domain-containing DEAD/DEAH box helicase, producing the protein MNSGLTVIPSDLSSLRYGERKVANKIKQIYSDVDWKAYLYVQPSISNLEPDFILIDEYKGISIIEVKDWSLDKIDISKLNPAEVFVSGHRRENPFSKANTYFNTVKNRLQKEPELIDEDYSLKYQVYSNLVFTNMQSEDLELIEPYIFKPPARCLTSDNLNDLTFEELFGDDTRYIDDHDFNRIRSVFFPEIQVNSRQKEIWEFHRNNTKDNSIIKTLDTDQEKFSKRIPYGHYMVSGVPGSGKTVILVARAVHLARENPEWNILILTYNRSLKSKLKNILKSMHKDLDNMGVNYENIEISSFHKTAMKVANETTIPKPTPDNYWDELLPYKAINNVESMYDAVLIDEYQDFHNIWLKLCLKLCRKHEYKGEYTENLFLAGDRLQSIYNPSTHNWKSLGIHIRGRSKLLKTSYRSGSTHINLALEYLMKNSNTRSEVEKFYEGKDGICCNYDTENNVDFLNGDFREINDYLKSLIYESQYNPEDILVLLPFKNLRDKLYRYLDEDLQKMAEVSKNISDNLMTITTYHSSKGVECKVCVLAEVDKLENSKMDNTKYTKLLYVGMTRASEKVMIQSSHPENGTIFNELLNCYNDLMDDEVEVENQDVDTEKSTDGVTSEKRGIWSRIRKLSR; encoded by the coding sequence TTGAACAGCGGTTTGACGGTTATACCATCCGATTTGTCGTCTCTAAGATATGGAGAGAGAAAAGTCGCCAACAAAATCAAGCAGATATATTCCGATGTGGACTGGAAAGCATATCTGTATGTTCAACCATCTATTAGTAACCTCGAACCTGATTTTATTTTAATAGATGAGTACAAAGGTATCTCGATAATAGAAGTAAAAGACTGGTCTCTTGATAAAATAGATATAAGCAAATTAAATCCTGCGGAAGTTTTTGTAAGCGGCCATAGACGTGAAAACCCGTTCTCCAAAGCAAATACATATTTTAATACTGTAAAAAACCGTCTGCAAAAAGAACCAGAATTAATCGATGAAGATTATAGTTTAAAATATCAGGTCTATTCGAATCTTGTATTCACGAATATGCAGTCAGAAGACCTTGAGTTGATTGAACCTTACATCTTTAAACCACCAGCAAGGTGTTTAACATCTGATAATCTTAACGATTTAACTTTTGAAGAATTGTTCGGTGATGATACACGATATATCGATGACCACGATTTTAACAGAATAAGGAGCGTTTTCTTCCCAGAAATACAGGTGAATTCCAGACAAAAAGAAATCTGGGAGTTTCACAGGAACAATACAAAGGATAACAGCATCATAAAGACTCTTGATACTGATCAGGAGAAGTTCTCCAAACGTATACCTTATGGACATTATATGGTATCCGGAGTTCCCGGAAGCGGTAAGACGGTGATTCTTGTAGCACGTGCAGTACACCTTGCAAGAGAAAACCCTGAATGGAACATATTAATATTAACCTACAATAGGTCCTTGAAATCTAAATTGAAAAACATCCTGAAATCCATGCATAAAGACCTGGACAACATGGGTGTAAATTACGAAAATATAGAGATTTCAAGTTTCCATAAAACCGCCATGAAGGTTGCGAATGAAACTACAATCCCCAAGCCTACTCCTGATAATTACTGGGACGAACTGCTCCCATACAAAGCGATTAACAACGTTGAGTCCATGTACGATGCGGTTCTTATCGATGAGTACCAGGATTTCCACAATATCTGGCTGAAACTATGTCTGAAACTTTGTAGGAAACATGAATACAAGGGAGAATACACAGAGAACCTGTTTCTGGCAGGTGACAGGTTACAAAGCATCTACAACCCATCGACCCATAACTGGAAGAGCCTTGGGATACACATCCGTGGTAGATCGAAATTGTTAAAAACATCTTACAGGTCGGGTAGTACACATATCAACCTAGCACTGGAATACCTGATGAAGAATTCAAACACCAGGAGTGAAGTTGAAAAATTCTATGAAGGTAAAGACGGGATATGTTGCAATTACGATACCGAGAATAATGTCGATTTTCTAAACGGTGATTTCCGTGAGATAAATGATTATCTGAAAAGCTTAATCTACGAATCTCAATACAACCCTGAAGACATCCTGGTTCTGCTGCCTTTCAAAAACCTCAGGGATAAATTGTATCGCTATCTTGATGAGGACCTTCAGAAAATGGCGGAAGTATCCAAAAATATCTCTGACAACCTTATGACGATTACTACCTATCATTCATCAAAAGGTGTAGAATGTAAGGTTTGTGTACTTGCTGAAGTTGATAAACTCGAGAACAGCAAGATGGACAATACCAAGTACACTAAACTTCTGTATGTTGGGATGACGAGAGCATCTGAAAAAGTCATGATACAATCATCACATCCTGAAAATGGCACTATTTTCAATGAACTGCTGAACTGTTATAATGATTTGATGGATGATGAAGTTGAAGTCGAAAATCAAGATGTTGATACTGAAAAATCTACAGATGGTGTTACTTCTGAAAAAAGAGGTATCTGGTCGAGAATTAGGAAATTGAGTAGATAA
- a CDS encoding MSMEG_6728 family protein: MQTFLPYPSFIDSAKSLDSKRLGKQRVEAYQILKNLVRERDRWYNHPAVQMWLNYEEALKLYYDTILIEWIKRGYENNMPFMLVSRYKLVFPEWLGSKDFHDSHKSNLLRKNYGYYSRFNWNVSDDYQYVWPNRKGNYQDDG; the protein is encoded by the coding sequence ATACAGACATTTTTACCATATCCAAGTTTTATAGATTCAGCAAAATCACTGGATTCCAAAAGATTAGGAAAACAGCGTGTAGAAGCTTATCAGATATTAAAAAACTTAGTTCGTGAACGTGACAGGTGGTACAATCATCCAGCTGTTCAAATGTGGTTAAACTATGAAGAAGCTTTAAAGCTATATTATGACACGATTTTGATAGAGTGGATCAAAAGAGGATATGAAAACAATATGCCTTTTATGTTGGTTAGCAGATATAAACTAGTGTTTCCTGAATGGCTCGGAAGTAAAGATTTCCACGATTCACATAAAAGCAATCTATTGAGAAAAAATTATGGATATTACTCCAGGTTCAACTGGAATGTGTCAGACGATTATCAATATGTCTGGCCAAACAGAAAAGGGAATTATCAGGATGATGGATAA
- a CDS encoding DNA-methyltransferase — MNHYKKLYYTSQEGKVKLYQDDALDFIKGLPENSVDIIVTDPAYSGMNQKMKFGNGRIVGEYKNENNNKWFQEFHDTEDNYRYFLSQCYKVLKDNSHIYIMFDSYSLLSLGNLLREYFNVKNIIVWDKVNMGMGHYFRRRHEFVIFATKGNKKLISRSIPDVWRFKRIYNKCYPTQKPVELFEAMLAGSVDNENLTVCDPFVGSGSSAIAALKKNCNFIGNDTDEKALKTSSERIDSFLKTENDIYQKKPSNMPGDKIFW; from the coding sequence ATGAACCACTATAAAAAATTGTATTATACATCCCAAGAGGGAAAAGTAAAACTTTATCAAGATGATGCTTTGGATTTTATCAAAGGACTTCCAGAAAATTCAGTTGACATCATTGTTACTGACCCCGCATATTCTGGAATGAATCAAAAAATGAAATTTGGAAATGGTAGAATTGTTGGAGAATACAAAAATGAAAACAATAACAAATGGTTCCAAGAATTTCATGACACTGAAGATAACTATAGGTACTTTTTAAGCCAATGTTATAAGGTATTAAAAGACAATAGCCATATCTATATTATGTTTGATTCTTATTCATTACTTAGTTTAGGTAATCTTCTAAGAGAATATTTTAATGTAAAAAATATAATCGTATGGGATAAAGTCAACATGGGAATGGGACATTATTTTAGAAGAAGACATGAATTTGTAATTTTCGCCACAAAAGGAAATAAAAAACTAATATCACGGTCTATACCCGATGTATGGAGATTTAAACGAATATATAATAAATGTTATCCTACCCAGAAACCTGTAGAGTTATTCGAAGCTATGTTGGCAGGAAGCGTAGATAACGAAAATCTTACAGTATGTGACCCATTTGTTGGTAGCGGGTCATCAGCTATTGCTGCACTTAAGAAAAATTGTAATTTTATAGGTAATGATACTGATGAGAAAGCTTTAAAAACAAGTTCTGAAAGGATTGATTCATTTTTAAAAACAGAAAATGATATTTATCAAAAAAAACCTTCAAATATGCCTGGTGATAAGATTTTTTGGTGA
- a CDS encoding VOC family protein, with protein MFKRIDHVEIIPTDFEKALNFYQDVLNFKLWQRQEVDMPPLQQIAYLTLGDTMLELLQVEGNKESIVNYWGIGYRMMALEVDDMDEAVEYLENQNVKVTWGPIDLGGTKRAEIQDPDGISIELREWSNKS; from the coding sequence ATGTTTAAACGAATTGACCATGTTGAGATTATACCGACTGATTTTGAAAAGGCTTTGAACTTTTATCAGGATGTATTAAACTTCAAACTTTGGCAGAGACAGGAAGTGGATATGCCGCCTCTACAACAGATAGCTTATTTGACATTAGGGGACACCATGCTGGAACTGCTCCAGGTTGAAGGTAACAAAGAATCAATTGTAAATTACTGGGGAATAGGTTACAGGATGATGGCTCTTGAAGTTGATGATATGGATGAAGCAGTTGAATATCTTGAGAACCAGAATGTAAAAGTCACTTGGGGTCCCATAGACCTTGGAGGTACTAAGAGAGCAGAAATCCAAGACCCAGATGGAATTAGTATCGAATTAAGGGAATGGTCTAATAAAAGTTAA
- a CDS encoding zinc dependent phospholipase C family protein has translation MKWKSHRECTKVIAEDLGLDGDHVNSILEGCVYPDKVGFKDEGLMGVPISFPHHKETNQRIYQILVNMRKMVLKGDGVSAFEIGCLAHLIQDRVTFPHAHPNFDDFQNGVAKCRIKSKWREEDVPVLDARVLDELDNILTLNNPDDPEKALKEGYQETLLVLKSVLQDSNLPDEYRPAYNDCKSKFKSLKKSRIFYWVSTYLNPLAPLYAMLDSKAIANSDMVKRYAYVKKNVVWKGVVAVFAFLIAQDMFWSLLYGLPIFGQILTLRFKIPEEIERNLEWYNFDD, from the coding sequence TTGAAGTGGAAATCTCATAGGGAGTGCACAAAAGTAATAGCCGAAGACCTGGGTCTGGATGGGGACCATGTTAATTCTATACTTGAAGGATGCGTATATCCTGACAAGGTAGGATTCAAGGATGAGGGACTCATGGGCGTACCTATATCTTTTCCTCACCATAAAGAAACAAACCAGCGAATCTATCAAATTTTGGTTAACATGAGGAAAATGGTACTAAAAGGTGATGGAGTCAGTGCTTTTGAAATTGGATGCCTTGCTCACCTTATCCAGGACAGAGTTACTTTTCCGCATGCACATCCTAATTTTGACGATTTCCAGAATGGTGTAGCCAAATGTAGAATTAAAAGTAAATGGCGGGAAGAAGATGTACCTGTTCTGGATGCCAGAGTGCTGGACGAATTGGATAATATACTTACACTTAATAATCCAGATGACCCTGAAAAGGCATTAAAAGAAGGATACCAAGAGACGTTACTTGTTCTAAAAAGTGTATTACAGGATTCTAACTTGCCTGATGAATATCGACCTGCATACAATGACTGCAAAAGCAAATTCAAATCTTTAAAGAAATCGCGAATTTTTTACTGGGTATCTACTTACCTAAATCCACTTGCACCACTTTACGCAATGCTGGATAGTAAAGCAATTGCCAACAGCGACATGGTGAAGAGATATGCTTATGTAAAGAAAAACGTTGTTTGGAAAGGAGTTGTAGCTGTTTTTGCTTTTTTAATTGCACAGGATATGTTCTGGAGTTTATTATATGGATTACCCATTTTTGGACAAATATTAACGTTACGCTTTAAAATACCAGAGGAGATTGAAAGGAATTTGGAATGGTATAATTTTGATGATTAA
- a CDS encoding helix-turn-helix domain-containing protein, which yields MVRKEGQNCRNLRLKIYPTPEQERKLDDTLECCRSIWNHLLSLQVDLYDRFGLSVKRSDLEKKPEKSGLSYTFFRKTGCIPAIMFCL from the coding sequence ATGGTTCGTAAAGAAGGTCAAAACTGCAGGAATCTGAGACTCAAGATATATCCTACTCCTGAACAGGAGAGGAAACTGGATGATACTCTGGAATGCTGCAGGTCGATCTGGAACCATCTCCTATCACTCCAAGTCGATTTATACGACAGATTCGGTCTTTCCGTAAAAAGGTCAGATCTGGAAAAAAAACCTGAAAAATCTGGATTATCCTATACATTCTTCCGTAAGACTGGATGTATTCCAGCGATTATGTTTTGCTTATGA